The Maridesulfovibrio sp. genomic sequence AGACTGGTGAGACTGAGCCGTCTTCAGGGCGAAAAACAATATTCAAACGATGAATAGGCATTCATGCGGTTCAATATTGTTTGCAGCCAGTTGCAGACCGTTTTCTCTCAGCACTCTGAAGGGGGCTTTGAGCCCCTTTTTGCATTAGGCTGATTACAATGTCACAAATTGCTTTAATCACCGGCGCCAGCAAAGGTATCGGCGCAGCCATCGCCCTGCAACTGGCTGAAGACGGCTACAACATCTGGCTCAATTACCGCAGTGATGACGCAGGCGCGGAAAAAACTGCTGCTGCAATCAGGGAAAAAGGGCGGGAATGCACCCTGCTTAAATTTGACGTTACCAATGAAGAAGAGGTGGAAAAGGTTCTTTCCCCGCTGCTTCAGAAGGAAGTTCCCTATATAGTGGTCAACAATGCAGGCTTCGCGCGCGACTCCATCATGATGATGATGTCCTCCGAAGATTGGAACAAAGTTCTTCAGGTCCATCTGGGCGGTTTTTTCAATGTGACCAAGCCTGTAGTTTCACGCATGTTGCGCAAACGGACCGGACGAATCATTAATATCGCTTCCACCTCTGGCGAAACAGGCGTTGCAGGACAGACAAACTACTCCGCCGCCAAAGCCGGACTCATCGGAGCGACCCGATCGCTGGCCGTGGAGGTTGCCAAACGCAACATTCTGGTCAATGCCGTTACCCCCGGATTCATTGAAACGGACATGGTGGCAGAACTGC encodes the following:
- the fabG gene encoding 3-oxoacyl-ACP reductase FabG, which translates into the protein MSQIALITGASKGIGAAIALQLAEDGYNIWLNYRSDDAGAEKTAAAIREKGRECTLLKFDVTNEEEVEKVLSPLLQKEVPYIVVNNAGFARDSIMMMMSSEDWNKVLQVHLGGFFNVTKPVVSRMLRKRTGRIINIASTSGETGVAGQTNYSAAKAGLIGATRSLAVEVAKRNILVNAVTPGFIETDMVAELPVDQIKNQIPLKRLGSPQEVAGVVSFLCSDKASYITGQTIAVNGGIHT